Proteins found in one Micropterus dolomieu isolate WLL.071019.BEF.003 ecotype Adirondacks linkage group LG10, ASM2129224v1, whole genome shotgun sequence genomic segment:
- the dnajc5ga gene encoding dnaJ (Hsp40) homolog, subfamily C, member 5 gamma a isoform X1 — MAEHNPTRPQRKMSTAGESVYKVLGLEKGASAEDIKKAYRKLALKYHPDKNPDNPEAAEKFKEINNANSILNDETKRKIYDEYGSMGLYVSEQFGEESVKYYFLMSKWWFKGLVLCCTMFTCCCCCCCCCFCCGKCKPPDDDENYQYVDPEDLEAQIKAEQDGGYTVIISQPTSNLGPESPEGQSQPIPLPMPMPPPEPQLSTSASPAGEENPGETLPESK, encoded by the exons ATGGCTGAACATAACCCCACACGTCCCCAAAGGAAGATGTCCACAGCTGGGGAGAGTGTGTACAAGGTTCTAGGCCTGGAGAAAGGAGCGTCAGCTGAGGACATCAAGAAAGCTTACAG GAAGCTAGCACTGAAGTACCACCCAGACAAGAACCCGGACAACCCGGAGGCAGCGGAGAAGTTCAAGGAAATTAACAACGCCAACTCTATCTTAAATGATGAGACCAAGAGGAAGATCTACGATGAGTATGGCTCCATGGGCCTGTACGTGTCAGAGCAGTTTGGAGAGGAGAGCGTTAAATATTACTTCCTCATGTCCAAATGGTGGTTTAAG GGTCTGGTACTGTGCTGTACTAtgttcacctgctgctgctgttgctgctgctgttgtttctgcTGTGGGAAATGTAAACCACCTGACGATGATGAAAACTACCAGTATGTCGACCCTGAAGACCTGGAGGCCCAAATCAAAGCAGAGCAGGATGGAG GTTACACAGTAATCATAAGCCAGCCAACATCTAATCTGGGTCCAGAAAGCCCAGAAGGCCAGAGTCAGCCCATCCCCCTGCCAATGCCCATGCCTCCACCTGAGCCCCAGTTGTCGACCTCGGCCAGTCCAGCAGGGGAAGAAAACCCTGGAGAGACCTTACCAGAGTCAAAATGA
- the dnajc5ga gene encoding dnaJ (Hsp40) homolog, subfamily C, member 5 gamma a isoform X2 — MAEHNPTRPQRKMSTAGESVYKVLGLEKGASAEDIKKAYRKLALKYHPDKNPDNPEAAEKFKEINNANSILNDETKRKIYDEYGSMGLYVSEQFGEESVKYYFLMSKWWFKGLVLCCTMFTCCCCCCCCCFCCGKCKPPDDDENYQYVDPEDLEAQIKAEQDGGK, encoded by the exons ATGGCTGAACATAACCCCACACGTCCCCAAAGGAAGATGTCCACAGCTGGGGAGAGTGTGTACAAGGTTCTAGGCCTGGAGAAAGGAGCGTCAGCTGAGGACATCAAGAAAGCTTACAG GAAGCTAGCACTGAAGTACCACCCAGACAAGAACCCGGACAACCCGGAGGCAGCGGAGAAGTTCAAGGAAATTAACAACGCCAACTCTATCTTAAATGATGAGACCAAGAGGAAGATCTACGATGAGTATGGCTCCATGGGCCTGTACGTGTCAGAGCAGTTTGGAGAGGAGAGCGTTAAATATTACTTCCTCATGTCCAAATGGTGGTTTAAG GGTCTGGTACTGTGCTGTACTAtgttcacctgctgctgctgttgctgctgctgttgtttctgcTGTGGGAAATGTAAACCACCTGACGATGATGAAAACTACCAGTATGTCGACCCTGAAGACCTGGAGGCCCAAATCAAAGCAGAGCAGGATGGAG GAAAGTGA